The following are from one region of the Trichoderma breve strain T069 chromosome 5, whole genome shotgun sequence genome:
- a CDS encoding ribosomal protein l1p/L10e family domain-containing protein, which translates to MAPSKEVAAAGAKAVVSIDSAQTLKASKALLAHIKKASKEQAEASSKRNILEDDVDAEKTVWLTLTTKRHISDKARLQPGKIPLPHSLNASAETTVCLITADPQRAYKNIVASDDFPAELRKKVTRVIDVTKLKAKFSQYEAQRKLFAEHDVFLGDDRIINRLPKILGKTFYKSTLKRPVPVVLKPKARKVDGKKTKPQKKEGEVNAGSAADIAKEIEKALSSALVSLSPTTNTAVRVGFSDWTPEQLAANIETVAAAMVDKWVPQQWRNVKSIYIKGPETAALPIWLTDELWLDDKDVIADAEGEAKKLKAAEKANIGKKRKTTDDNAEQQADAPAAKKAKKAAKESKPKAESNDDKLDKQISDRKLRLRSAKAAAKKAVEE; encoded by the exons ATGGCTCCTTCAAAAGAAGTCGCCGCTGCCGGCGCAAAGGCCGTGGTGTCAATTGATTCCGCCCAG ACTCTCAAAGCCTCAAAAGCTCTCCTCGCACACATCAAAAAGGCCTCCAAGGAACAGGCCGAGGCCTCGTCCAAGCGCAACATCCTCGAAGACGACGTCGACGCGGAAAAGACCGTCTGGCTGACGCTCACCACCAAGCGACACATTTCTGACAAGGCTCGCCTGCAGCCCGGCAAGATCCCGCTGCCGCACAGCCTCAACGCCTCGGCTGAGACGACCGTCTGCCTCATCACCGCCGACCCGCAGCGCGCCTACAAGAACATTGTCGCCTCGGACGATTTCCCCGCCGAGCTGCGCAAGAAGGTGACCCGCGTCATCGACGtcaccaagctcaaggccaagtttAGCCAGTACGAGGCCCAGCGCAAGCTCTTCGCTGAGCACGACGTCTTCCTCGGTGACGACCGCATCATCAACCGCTTGCCCAAGATCCTCGGCAAAACCTTTTACAAGTCCACCCTTAAGCGCCCCGTCCCCGTCGTCCTCAAACCCAAGGCCCGCAAGGTCGAcggcaagaagaccaagccccagaagaaggagggcgaGGTCAACGCCGGCTCAGCCGCTGATAtcgccaaggagattgaaaAGGCCCTGTCTTCAGCTCTAGTCAGCCTCTCCCCCACCACAAACACCGCCGTCCGCGTGGGCTTCTCCGACTGGACCCCCGAGCAGCTGGCCGCCAACATCGAGaccgtcgccgccgccatggtCGACAAGTGGGTGCCCCAGCAGTGGCGCAACGTCAAGAGCATCTACATCAAGGGCCCCGAGACCGCCGCCCTGCCCATCTGGCTGACCGACGAGCTCTGGCTGGACGACAAGGACGTCattgccgatgccgaggGTGAGGCCAAGAAactcaaggctgctgaaaagGCCAACATtggcaagaagcgcaagacTACCGACGACAATGCCGAGCAGCAGGCTGACGCTCCCgcggccaagaaggccaagaaggccgccaaggagaGCAAGCCCAAGGCGGAGAGCAACGACGACAAGCTGGACAAGCAAATCTCAGATCGTaagttgaggctgagaagcGCAAAGGCCGCAGCTAAGAAGGCAGTGGAagagtaa
- a CDS encoding palmitoyl protein thioesterase domain-containing protein: protein MRATTSLFATALLASRTLGWKFSLHTTDDADDDTPLPLVIWHGLGDTFNSEGITEVGELADQIHPGTFTYAIGLSTDPNSDRSATFFGNVTEQLQTVCDVLAEHPILSTAPAIDAIGFSQGGQFLRGYVERCNKPPVRNLITFGSQHNGISEFKTCGNVDYLCKGAMALLRFNTWSNFVQSRLVPAQYYRDSNDYDTYLEHSNFLADINNERAEKNEQYKKNIASLSNFVMYMFEDDTTVIPKQTSWFTEVNGTETIPLRKQTQYKEDWLGLRQLDSKGGLRFRSITGDHMQITLDVLKEVMSDFLGPVNKAFPPEKTAEDVSQGEL, encoded by the coding sequence ATGCGCGCCACTACTTCCCTCTTCGCGACAGCTCTGCTGGCCAGCCGCACCCTTGGCTGGAAATTCTCCCTCCACACTACAGACGACGCAGACGATGATACACCGCTGCCGCTCGTCATCTGGCACGGCCTAGGCGACACCTTTAACTCCGAGGGCATCACGGAAGTCGGCGAGTTGGCAGACCAGATACACCCAGGCACTTTCACATATGCCATCGGACTCAGCACCGACCCAAACTCCGACCGCTCCGCCACCTTCTTCGGAAACGTCACCGAGCAGCTACAGACCGTGTGCGATGTCCTCGCCGAGCATCCAATCCTGTCCACCGCCCCGgccatcgacgccatcgGCTTCTCCCAGGGAGGACAGTTCCTTCGCGGATACGTCGAGCGATGCAACAAACCCCCCGTTCGCAACTTGATCACCTTTGGCAGCCAGCACAACGGCATATCCGAGTTCAAGACGTGCGGCAACGTAGACTACCTGTGTAAAGGAGCCATGGCTCTATTGAGGTTCAACACGTGGAGCAATTTTGTCCAGAGCCGTCTGGTGCCGGCGCAGTACTACCGCGACTCAAACGACTACGATACATATCTTGAACACTCGAATTTCTTGGCCGACATCAACAACGAGCGAGCGGAAAAGAACGAACagtacaagaagaacattgcCAGCCTCTCAAACTTTGTCATGTACATGTTTGAGGACGACACCACTGTCATTCCCAAGCAGACTTCCTGGTTCACCGAGGTCAACGGCACCGAGACCATTCCCCTGCGAAAGCAGACTCAATACAAGGAGGACTGGCTTGGTCTTCGTCAGCTAGACAGCAAGGGCGGCCTTCGGTTCCGATCCATCACGGGCGACCACATGCAAATCACCCTTGATGTCTTGAAGGAGGTCATGTCTGATTTCTTGGGGCCGGTGAACAAGGCGTTCCCCCCTGAGAAAACCGCCGAAGATGTATCCCAGGGAGAGCTCTAG